TTTCAGTTTTCTCAGATTAAAAGTTAGGCATTTTTCTTCATATGAATaaagatatttgttgttgtttttttattataaatattGGTTAGTTTACTTTTTACAGTATGAAGAATCAGTTCCCTGCTCAttgtttttgtctgtattttgtcacacacacacacacacacacacacacacaccaaaacaaaacattcagtgTTATCCAGAGTCATCCACTTCTTTCCTTCCACTTTCTATGccagttgcagtgtgtgtgtgtgttgtgcaggcatttgattgttccttgttgtttttgtctgtgtgtgtctgtgtgttggtggcaCTGTGAACACAGAAGCTAAGTGTGAAAATTTGTATGCACCCTACATAAataaagttcattcattcattcatgcaatcACCACAGGGAATCTGTCCCGTCTGCTGACGGAAAGTAGCTGGCGTGACGCCCTGCAGGGGGAGATGCAGAAGGAATATTTTTTAAAGCTGGAGACTACCCTGGACAATGACTACAAGAGAGGCGTCCAGATCTTCCCACCTCAAGACCTCATCTTCAATGCCTTCAATCTCACACCTCTCAGCAAGGTATAGAGTTTTTCAACCAGGGGCGGGTTGCATGAGCAGCCTTAACTGTACTTTTGGTCCCCCACCGTTCTAtgctgagcccaagacacagtggatatatcaTATGAATCCACTTCCCTGATGGCCATAGGAAGGCTATCAGACCTTTAACCTAGCAATGTTGGAGGAAAAAGATGTACTCAGAACAATTTGCTTTTTTCATTTACtcaaaaagaaaatatttctGATAAGATCTTTGTTCAGTTGTCAAGATGTTTGTGTTATTGCCACTTTATGAGAAGAACATATAATGATACCAATTATTGCTCAGCAGTCAAGGTCTCAATGTTATTGTTACTTTCTGAGTTTGACATGTAATGACGCCATTCGGAAAACTGAAATCAGCAGTAAAATGGCAAGTATTGCGATTTTCTAAGCATAAGATATAATGACACCAATTAGAGTTCATCAATTGATTTTTTAATGTTACTTTCTAATCATAACATACAATGATACCATTTAAAGTTCAATTATCAAGATGCCAATGTTTTCATCACTTTCTGATTGTAACAATGTTGAaaatttgttcttttgtttcttcacaGTTTCTGTCCTTGGAGTAATTTAGCTGCATATAGTACCAACACAAAAAAGAATCACCTTGAAAATGGTGTCTCCACTTTGTCAACAGGTGAAAGTTGTCATTCTTGGGCAGGATCCATACCATGACGATGGCCAGGTACATGATTAGTGATTGATGAATAATTGatttgttggttgattggttgttcGATTGATCTCTTGATGTTGATTAAAGTGTCTGGTTGGTTGACATACTTTTTATGGATTtgtaactgtgtatgtgtgtgtgtgtttccaatctGAAATTCTTCAAACTGGGTCAAAGTTATTCTTTTTGCCCTAAGCCTTTGATGAAATGTCATTTTCACTTAATTAGGTTTTTAGTGATTATGGATTAAGGTTATAATGTTGATTCACTTTGTTTTAGCAGTTTTATGTAGGTCATGtttgtcataatgataatgatgatgatttgaatTGTAATGAAGTGTATTTCAAAGAAACATTCCAAAATTTGTCATATACATTTATGATTCAAATAATTTCTTTTTGGGACAGCCTTTGATGAGAGAAAATTGAAAAAAGTTGGGGTAAAGACAGTGTATGGAAGTGAAGAAACCTCCAGctgtttttatattttctttaatatgtatacaaacacactcacccacacccacactcacacccacacccctcccacacgcacacactcacacacacacacacacacacacacacacacacacacacacacacacacatatatatatatatatatatatatatatatagattttttatAAGGAAAACGCTCCAGCGTTGCAAACATTGTGAAGGATGTTCATTCTGTGGTGATGTTTACATTTTCCCATCTGTATtcctgtgggtctgtctgtcttcctgcatcTGTTTTCCCATTGCTGTTTGTTCCCACAAACACTAATTTTACTTTCCACATGCATTGCAGGCCCATGGTCTGTGTTTCTCGGTGCCCAAGGGAGTCAAGGCCCCTCCCTCCCTGAACAACATGTTCAAAGAGCTAGAGCAGGACATCAGTGACTTTACCACTCCCAGCCATGGCTGTCTTGAAGACTGGGCCAAGGAAGGGGTGTTCTTGCTCAACGCCACTCTCACTGTAGAGTAAGTCACTGGCCTGTTctgcttgctttttcttttctttttttttcttttttttttttcctttatagaTTGACCCTTTAACTGCTGCTGCTAAGTATGCTgatcagtgaagggcagtcacttTTCTAATATAAGACTGAGCTTACATTGTTATTGCTCAGGGCCTCAGTCACAGGACCTTTGCTCAACATTGACAGCACATTATTTTGAGAATAGGAACAGTCTGTCAGAACTGTGCTTTATCATGTGGTTGTTTCCCTTGGGATTTGTGTTTATTATCCATGCAGTTGATGCCAGTGTAACCATAAATTTGACAGCACAAGGTATTCTTGTCTCCAAATTTTGCAAAGCTGTAAACACTATGACTTACAGTTGTGAGCTAAATCATGCAGAAAGCTATTAAGAAGTAAAAAGACTGAAGACATACAGAAGTGGATTTGCATGcagagctgtgtgtgtgactgactgactcagatgcacacacacagggtgaggtGGCGGTTTAGGGTGAAGTTGACAATATTGATTGTTGATACATCTGAGTTCACACCCATTTCTATTGCACTTTTTTCATAAATATCCTCCATAAACAAACAGATTGTCATTCCAGAGCTCACAAGGCAAACTCCCACAAGTCCTATGGGTGGCAGATGTTCACTGACGAGGTCATCCGCATCATCAGCGCAAAGTGTGACAAGGTAGTGTTCCTTCTGTGGGGGAACTTTGCCCACAAGAAGGAGAAGCTGATCGACACCAACAAGCATGTGGTGCTGAAAGACGCTCACCCATCCCCACTCAGCTTTGGCAAATTCCAGAACTGCAAGTGCTTCTCCAAAGCCAATGATGCCCTGGTGAAGGCTGGGCTAAAGCCGGTCAATTGGAAACTCTGAGAGCACGGTGCTGAGAGCATGGCACTGAACTCAGGAAGCTGAATATAATAGGTTTTGAGACCTTATTGTTTCCTGGAGTTTGTTTTTAGGCAGCTGCTGAAACATGGATGTAGGGTTGTCAGTAGAATGGATGTTTTAAACTGGCTTCATTATAAATACCTAGAAACTGAACTACCTTTTTCAAACAGTGATATTTTATGCTGAGTGTCACTGGCTTCATTTTGTagttctgtctgtgttgatgttttgttttttttatttggtttttgttttgttttttgttgttgtttttggggggggtagcGAGTGGGGGGTTATCAATTGTGTGATGTTTTTATCTTATGTTACTGGTACTCATGAGTACTGTGCTTGAATATTGTTGAATATTCAACATATGTTACTTGTTCTGAATTATTGTTTAATCAGAACCATTTGTTCACCAAGTAAAATAATGtctgtgatgtttttgttgttttttatgtctgTGATATTCATCAAGTTAATTCACTGGCACCACCACCTGTATAGTCTGTGGTCTCAGTCAGTGTGTGCTGGTAACACATGGGAACTTCATTCCTGATTCAGATGTTTACAAAAGGACAAATTTTCTTTATATGCCGAGGTAACTTCTCAGTGTTTTTTATTCAAACTCCAAATTTGCCATCATTTTGATCGTTCAGTCAAGAACTGAGGCAATTTTGATATTGATGTATTTCTTTTTGATTTGTAATTTCAACCTTGTTCATTGTTCATGTTAATCATAGTCGGTATCCACATAACTGACAACTGTAGTTGTCTTCTCATTTTGCAACATCTTAAATTGTTTTCATTGTCATTTGTCCCCCtatgtaattatgtgtgtatgcatagctTGGAATCATATTGCTGACTTTTACttttaacatttgaaaacaacatTAAAGTCTGCTTGCCTGAACTGTGACTTTTGTGGTCATTTTTGACTCCTGTTTGTGAACAAAATAAGTGTTATAACCATGACTCAACTGTCTAtattcacatatgtgtgtgtgtgtgtgtgtgatgtgtgtttgtatgtgaactGTTTATGTGTTAGTGCTTATGAATGATTTCATGGAAAGTTTGGTCAAAATCAAAGTTGCAAGGTTAGCAAACAGAAGCTTGCAGCCATAACAGAGCTAAAATCATCAGCCAATTTTCAACCAAGTTCTTATAGTGATTAGCCAGATGACAGATTAATCTGAATTGAAATTATTGGTCAAAGGCAAGGGTGTAATATATTACTGGGAAAAGctgaacaataataattattattgcacAAGTCAGCATTGCAATGTCCAAACAGTTCCCCACAGAGCTATTTCATCTGCCATCATGGAAATGTTTTGACAACAGAGCTCATACAGAAAAGTGCAAAATGTATGCACTTGGTTAAAGGCTGTAAAAGAATTGCAGAACAACATCAAGTGCATTCAGGGGGAAACAGATTCACCATACAAGCAAACCGTATTCCATAATCCATTATTGCACATGATTGAGAAAAACTAACTGCATTGAAAATTTTGGTCAAAGATACAACATGTCATATCATTAGGAACATTTTAAATTGTGTACAAGAGAGATAAGGTCTTGCATTGAAATTCTTGGTCAACAGTCAAGTATGTAACATGCATGTCATATTACTGGGAAATGCTTAAATACTGTGTATAAGAGAAGTAAGGTCATGCATTTAATATTTGTCAAGCACTGTTCAGAATAAATCGAGAATAAAAACCATTATAGAAAGCCCCAATCAAACTTAACCTTCAAAGTTGAAATGACAGGCCTGCTTAATTAACACTCATGTTATCAGCTTATTGAGTGCAACCATTGAGAGCAGAGCTAAGCAATGGATTATGAAACAGACACTGTCAGCAGAAAACCATGTTGACAAATCCAAATGGAACAGGGTGAAGCTATTTCATCTGCCATCATGGAAATGTTTTGACAACAGAGCTGATACAGAAAAGTGCAAAATGTATGCACTTGGTTAAAGGCTGTAAAAGAATTGCAGAACAACATCAAGTGCATTCAGGGGGAAACAGATTCACCATACAAGCAAACCGTATTCCATAATCCACAGATCTGGACAAAAATTACCACAAACTTGGTACAACACCAGCCATGGAAGCATTccatgtcaccaccaccctcatatTCCTCACCATATCTAATCAAACTTCATCCTCGAAGTTCAAATGCCATGTCTACATACTGACCCCAGATAAACGCCCTGGAAGCAGAGTAACTGACCACAGTGAATCACTACTCCTGTAAATACATCcattattgcttcttttttttttttttattcaatagcAGATTTATCTCTGTGCAAGGGAatctcaaagtggatttttctacagaattttgccaggagcaacccttttgttgccatggattcttttatgtgccataagtgcatgctgcacacaggatctcagtttatcatctcatctaaatgactagcacccagaccactactcaaggtctagtggaatgggAGGAAGTTAAAAATCCAGGTCCGTACATGGAACTTGAACCTGTAAACACCCACTTCCTAGTCAGTCACATCATAATAAAGCTACAGTTTCACTGTGCAATGATCCAGCTGGAATGTTGAATGTAACAAGGTAGAAATATTTTATCATTCAAGTCTGAAATGCTTACATGACCGAGCCTGATCATATAATCAGAAAATGTGAGTCTCTCTAAAATGTTCTGAAGTGTCTGCAGCCATGGTGAAACATACAGCTGAATGTGAGAGGGATGGACACAGACTCAGGGAGTATATCAGACCAATGTACCAACTACTTGATGTACTCACTACCTGATGTGCCCACAGCCCGATGTACCAACTACTTGATGTACTCACTACCTGATGTGCCCATAGCCTGATTTATCAACTACCGGATGTGTCCACTACTTAATGTGCCCACAGCCTGATGTACCAACTACTTGATGTACTCACTACCTGATGTGCCCACAGCCTGATTTATCAACTACCTGATGGGTCCACTACTTAATGTGCCCACAGCCTGATGTACCAACTTCTGGATGTACTCACTACCTGATGTGCCCACGGACTGATTTAACAACTACCTGATGTCTCCACTACTTAATGTGCCCACAGCCCGATGTACCAACTACTTGATGTACTCACTAACTGATGTGCCCACAGCCTGATTTATCAACTACCCGATGTGTCCACTACTTAATGTGCCCACAGCCCGATGTACCAACTACTTGATGTACTCACTACCTGATGTGCCCACAGCCTGATTTATCAACTACCCGATGGGTCCACTACTTAATGTGCCCACAGCCCGATGTACCAACTACTTGATGTACTCACTACCTGATGTGCCCACAGCCTGATTTATCAACTACCTGATGTCTCCACTACTTAATGTGCCCACAGCCCGATGTACCAACTACTTGATGTACTCACTACCTGATGTGCCTACAGCCTGATTTATCAACTACCCGATGGGTCCACTACTTAATGTGCCCACAGCCCGATGTACCCACTACCTAATGTACCCACTACTTGATGTACCCACAGCCAGGTGTACCCACAACCTGATGTACCCACACCCGAAGTACCCACACATGATGTACCCACTACCTGATCTACCCACACCCTGATGTACCCAAACCCTAATGTGcttgttcagtttcaaggaagtgtcaaagcgtgcaggctGATCCATATGTGCTATACAACATCTGCTGTTCAAAAAGAAAAAGGTCAATACATGAATGCAAAGAACATTATATTAAACTCCATATACAAAATGTTAGAAATAACTGATTTGCAGCAACCCAACACATTAATAACAGATCTTCATCGGAACTGTTGGAATGGCACTGTCAAGTACACACTGGGGAGAACAGACTCCCCACACAATCAAAAACCCGTAACTCCAAATCCACAGTTCTACACTTCAATAGTCCGATCCATGAACTGGTTGTTTTTGATAAAGCTGTCAGTTCTGATAATTTCAGAGCAGTTAACCTCGAGATCGTTTGGAAGCCATTCTTATTCGTGTAAAGTTTAATATATAAAACCGTAAATCTTTACAATAGTCAATGTGTATGTACAATAAATCTGCGAAAGTTTAGAGAAGGGAGATTATCCTTCGTGTTGAGCATGCGGGCTTATCTGACGTGTTTTGTTCTCCTCAAGAAAAGGCCGATTTTGTCAACGCAAAGGCTGAAGGGACATGCAGGTGCTCAACTTCCTCTTTGTCAAAAAGGCATGATCAACGAAAAACTAATATAACAGACTGATTCACGTCttgaataaacaaaacataatCGTTTTCGTCGATATTCAAGAAATCAGAGGTAATACTGAACAATAAAGGTTTCTATTCCTACGAGTAAATACGTTCGTTTTCAACTGGGTTGTCAACTGGGAAATCGAAAGTAGATCAGTACATCTGCAAAAACTAGATGTGATGatattttgggggggaggggggtgttgaatGTTTCAACTATTTTGTTGTTACTTTGTTTATTTATGCAGAATAAACAGATCCTGATTTCAATACATAATGATTCAATGGAGGTCCAGGCTTTTCCTATTTATCCTTTATTCTGTTCCACTTCAAATtaaatgtttttggtttttccAGTTTATAATTTTTGTTTCCATGGTTTGACACAACTGGAAAGCCAAAAcaatgctcaaacacacacacacacacacacacacacacacacacacacatatatatatatatatatatatatatatatatacacacacattaattactAATtagtatacacatacatgcaaacacacacacacacacacacacacacacataatgaatgtgtgaatgcgcacATACCCTAAatgcatttcattcattcattcattcattagttaacatattcgttcattcattctttttgtttttatcttgcgTTCACTCACCTACTCATTTGAGTGTAAATATTCATTCTGaaacacttttgttttgttttgttttttcagatcaGTTTGGAAGATGACAAGTGAACTAACACTGAAGCGCTTTATGAACTGTCGCTTCTTGCACCCTGAAGCCACTCACCGCTTGTTCTGCTTTCCATGGGCTGGGGGCGGCTCCAACTTCTATGCTGCCTGGGGCAGGGCACTGCCTGCCAACATTGAAGGTGAACCTTGTTGAaagctctgattgtgtgtgtgtgtgtgtgtgttggtgtgtatatatctgtgtcattgtgcatgtgtgtgtatatgcctctgtgtgtgtgtgtgtgtgtgtgtgtgtgtgtgtgtgtgtttgctatgtCATTTAGTACATACCCTGGTATGAAAATGATGGACAGTTaaaggcaagtgtgtgtgtgtgtgtgtgtgtgtgtgtgtgtgtgtgtgtgtgtgtgtgtttgctatgtCATTTAGTACATACCCTGGTATGAAAATGATGGACAATTAAAATttaaagcaagtgtgtgtgtgtgtgtgtgtgcgtgtgtttatatgtgtctgtctggggTTTTGTGTGCTCATGTGAACGAcagtgtgtatgcttgtttgcattctttttatatataaaaaaaaatcactttcctTGCACTATGTATACTACCATAAAAAAAACTTCAGATGGAAGcactttatcattgttgtttgtgcATATGAGTTTTGAAGTAGAATCCCAATTTAtctgacttcttttttctttcttttttttttttttttacatgttcttTGTTTGTACTAGGGGCTGGGGTATTACTTGAACATTAGAGACAGCTTTAGAGAGAAATATATTTAGTGTATTCTAATATGTGTTGATGATTGATGCAAGTGTCAGCTTGCAGtcttgtgtgtgaatggatggggGAGGAGTAAGGTATAGGTGTAAGTGTATGACATTTATGTACATGGTTAATTGTTAATTGTGTATTGCGTTTGTGTTTTATAATTCCCTTGATATGCCTAATAATTACAGTTGCTGTGAAAGTGTATGTTTTATACATTCATGCATTCATGTATCTGTTTTTTATTTGACAAATGACGGAACTTGAATTGTACCACTTCATTTTCCTTACccgtaaaaatgttacataatTGAACAATAACAAGTGTGTCATTGTATGCAGTGTGTGACTGATGAATAAGTGACAGATAACTCTACACCTTTTCTGTTGATGAATGAATAACAAGTGTGTTATCGTGAGTACTGTGCTTTGGTAAATAAGTGGCAAGTTTATTATTGGTTGATGGCTGACTGCCAAACcatatgttggtgcacacagtgTATGGCATTACCTTGGCGGGCAGAGAGTCCCGTTTTAAAGATGAGCCATGCACTTCTGCACAGAAGACGGTGGACCAGATTTCAAAGACAATTGTGTCTGAGTTTGGAGACAAACCATTCATCTTCTTTGGTCACAGGTAAGAGTTTGTCTGCAGTGAGTTCACAGAACCAGACTTAACTGACATACAGGGAAGTTGAAAACTGTGAAAGATGAaccaaaatgatgataataacagtctctggctttttttttttttttggcttttttttttttttttaagaaggaaaTTAATTGCACAGTTTAAAATCTTTTGGCTGAAGTTCTTGTATTTGCTGAAATTTGACAGCACACAGAACCATCGGTTTACAAAGTTCACGTGACTGTTAgcattgttcttttctttgtgttttattagtttctttgttttatgttttcttgtattttttgagAAGGAagattttgtcattttgttttttctttgtgcaaGTGGGCATTCCTGCttatatgtgcatacatgcatgtgtatacgcatTTGCATGACAGAGTGTATGTCAGATATATAAGcatgtgttgtgtattttgatATCATTGCTGTGAATAGTTCTAATGCTAAGGGATAGGGGATGAATTTACATTAAGGACAAGTTGTGtgagtgatattattattataatcattgttataatttcattgttgtttatgatgatgataatagtaataataatattataagtATACCTCTGATTTCAGTATGGGGTCACTGTTGTGCTATGAGACGGCTGTACTTCTGAAAAAGCATCATGGGTTACAAGCAGAACGCATGTACCTGTCTGGTGTGTCTGCACCCCATGTTAGTTCCCCTGTACTCTTAACATATATCAAGTGTAATTTATCAAAAGTGTCACATAACGTACATCATaagtgttcttctttttttatttcattcagtgtttgttgtctgtggtatgtctgatccatatcatgtaacacattGCAAATGGTCTCTTGTGGCATATAGGTGTCCCATGTGTCAAAACATTTGTTGCGTAATGCAGCTGAAGTGCTCTGTGTGACTCCACAGAAGTATTACGAGTAATATGAACATCCTTTGTTGCAGCAGAATCATTCTGTATAATACACTGATATTCtatttgtattgcattttttttaaatctgtttttTCTGTATCAATTTTTACTAAGTAAAAATGTCTGGTTTTCAACAAAGCACGCCGAAAATGTCCCCTGtaactgtgtgtcttttttaaCACAGGTGTGTTTCACTTTCGAAAGATGAGCTTCCTTTGTCACTTTCGAAACATTTTACCCTGTACAGAAAattatgtgtgttttatgtgtaattatattttgcaagtgaaacaCTTTTAGAAGAGTACATTGAATACCTCAGTTGTGTTACAAGAGACAATTACCTTTCTTTTGAAAGTGTATTGCCGTGTATGTTACAACCCAGGGAAGAAAGTCATTGGTTCTACATGTTTTTAAAGCCATCTTTGAAGAACAGTCCTTGGAATGGGAAGAAATATGATAGAAGAATATATTGATTACAAAATAATTAATAAGTGTTTTATGTTCATTGGTGAAGTTAAAAGATGTATGTGAGGAAGATCAGAACACATGTTGATTGAGAGTTCTCATCTCTCGTGTTTCAGAAACTAAGCATTGTCATAGAAGAAGGTATTGTCTGAACCAGAACAGTGAaggagtgtgtgtacatgtcggCGTACATTAACATAAGAATATTAGTGCAAATAATCCTCTTTCgttatgtgagaaaaaaaaaatgttttgtactGAATTTTTATATGTGGAGAATGATGGTGCCTCTTTTAGTTTGTTTTAACTATAGCAGAAGTAACCGAAGACAACTTTCTGGCTCTAAACTGGATAATAAAGACACATTGTTGTTATAGCAACAACCAGAACTTGgatcaacaaaatgaaacaacccCACTCTATCAAGTCAAACAACTGAATTTCAATTAGGAATTCGCACTGCTCAGGAAATGTACAAGAGGAAACAGAGCATGATTCTGATTCTAAaccttttttcatgttttgttcgcCAATCAAGATATTGAGGTTATAAATCAAACACTCACCGATAGATCAGCTTAAATCCAGTCTGTTAATTTATTAGATATTTTTCAAACTGAGATGAAATTGACATTAATGCTTTGATAAAATGATCATGAACAATGATTTGGAAACAGAAATAATTGATTTTATCATTAGGTACTGCTGCTTTATAAACATAACATAGAATTAACAGTATAGTTTCTGTatggaccgtgtgtgtgtgtgtgtgcatgtgtgtgtgtgtgtgtgtgtgtgtgtgtgtgtgtgcatgtttgtgtgtctcagtgtaccAGTTGCAAATAGTAACTCCACATATACAATGCTTAGtgtaaatatgttgttttttcttatgtttCTTTCAGTCACAGAGCAGACGAGTAAAATCCAAAGAGTTTTCTGCAATGACAGATGAAGAGTTCAAGGACCATTtgaagaaactgggtcagtctGCAGTGCTGTTTATACCAGCATATGTGTCACTTTGTTGTTGATCTCAGCTGATGTGTCAGTCTGCAATGTTATTTACATCACCTGGTTTGCCAGACTGTCTGTTGTTGCTATCAGCTAATATGTCAGTCTGTTGTTGATGTCAGCTGATGTGTCAGTCTGTTGTTGGTCAGTCTGTTGTTGATATCAGCTGATATGCCAGTCTGTTGTTGATATCAGCTGATGTCAGCCTGTTGTTGATATCAGCTGATGTGTCAGTCTGTTGTTGATGTCAGCTGATGTGTCAGTCTGCAGTTTTGTTGATATCAGCTGATGTGTCAGTCTGTTGTTGATGTCAGCTGATATGTCAGTCTGTTGTTGATGTCAGCTGATGTGTCAGTCTGTTGTTGATATCAGCTGATGTGTCAGTCTGTTGTTGATGTCAGCTGATGTGTCAGTCTGCAGTTCTGTTGATGTCAGCTGATGTGTCAGTCTACAGTTTTGTTGATATCAGCTGATGTGTCAGTCTGTTGTTGATGTCAGCTGATCTGTCAGCCTGTTGTTGATATCAGCTGATGTGTCAGTCTGTTGTTGATATCAGCTGATGTGTCAGTCTGTTGTTGATATCAGCTGATGTGTCAGTCTGTTGTTGATATCAGCTGATGTGTCAGTCTGTTGTTGATATCAGCTGATGTGTCAGTCTGTTGTTGATGTCAGCTGATCTGTCAGCCTGTTGATGATATCAGCTGATGTGTCAGTCTGTTGTTGATGTCAGCTGATCTGTCAGCCTGTTGATGATATCAGCTgatgtgtcag
The sequence above is a segment of the Babylonia areolata isolate BAREFJ2019XMU chromosome 19, ASM4173473v1, whole genome shotgun sequence genome. Coding sequences within it:
- the LOC143293726 gene encoding S-acyl fatty acid synthase thioesterase, medium chain-like, whose product is MTSELTLKRFMNCRFLHPEATHRLFCFPWAGGGSNFYAAWGRALPANIEVYGITLAGRESRFKDEPCTSAQKTVDQISKTIVSEFGDKPFIFFGHSMGSLLCYETAVLLKKHHGLQAERMYLSGVSAPHSQSRRVKSKEFSAMTDEEFKDHLKKLGGTPPEVLQNQELMSLFLPAMKADYTMVAQMAYDKPEGCPFLSCDFTFFDGADDSDHDYDSWKELTEGSFTLHKLPGGHFYLKDDNNRQKILDVIQQDFPAAV
- the LOC143293725 gene encoding uracil-DNA glycosylase-like isoform X3; its protein translation is MAFLGAGDYKCVEGFSGGNLSRLLTESSWRDALQGEMQKEYFLKLETTLDNDYKRGVQIFPPQDLIFNAFNLTPLSKVKVVILGQDPYHDDGQAHGLCFSVPKGVKAPPSLNNMFKELEQDISDFTTPSHGCLEDWAKEGVFLLNATLTVEAHKANSHKSYGWQMFTDEVIRIISAKCDKVVFLLWGNFAHKKEKLIDTNKHVVLKDAHPSPLSFGKFQNCKCFSKANDALVKAGLKPVNWKL
- the LOC143293725 gene encoding uracil-DNA glycosylase-like isoform X1; the encoded protein is MTRERPMVTMIGEITREPPITMVTGEMTMERHMDMMTGEMTRERPVDMMTGEMTKEHHMDMMTGEMMTLAVVTGSDEGTSFGHGNLSRLLTESSWRDALQGEMQKEYFLKLETTLDNDYKRGVQIFPPQDLIFNAFNLTPLSKVKVVILGQDPYHDDGQAHGLCFSVPKGVKAPPSLNNMFKELEQDISDFTTPSHGCLEDWAKEGVFLLNATLTVEAHKANSHKSYGWQMFTDEVIRIISAKCDKVVFLLWGNFAHKKEKLIDTNKHVVLKDAHPSPLSFGKFQNCKCFSKANDALVKAGLKPVNWKL
- the LOC143293725 gene encoding uracil-DNA glycosylase-like isoform X2, with product MPPKRKAISKAGGKGNSPAKKAKAEESWNLSRLLTESSWRDALQGEMQKEYFLKLETTLDNDYKRGVQIFPPQDLIFNAFNLTPLSKVKVVILGQDPYHDDGQAHGLCFSVPKGVKAPPSLNNMFKELEQDISDFTTPSHGCLEDWAKEGVFLLNATLTVEAHKANSHKSYGWQMFTDEVIRIISAKCDKVVFLLWGNFAHKKEKLIDTNKHVVLKDAHPSPLSFGKFQNCKCFSKANDALVKAGLKPVNWKL